Part of the Sulfuricella denitrificans skB26 genome is shown below.
TTCGGTCACTTCATCGCCCCAGCTATAGAGATGGCGGGTGAAATCCTCTTTCGAAATAACCTGGCCTACTTTCAGCAGCAACACCTCGAGCGTGCCAAACTCGCGTAGCGTAAGCTCAAACAGCTTCCCATCGATGAAAGCCTGGCGAGTAAACAGATTAACCTCCAGCATACCGTGAGAAAGCGTTGCGCCTGATGTGCCGTGCCGGCGACGGAACAGCGCGCGAACCCTGGCCTCCAGCTCGGGCAGGTCGAAGGGTTTAACGAGGTAGTCGTCGGCCCCCAGGTCCAAGCCGCGAACCCGGTCCATCAAAGAGTCGCGCGCGGTCATGATCAGTATAGGTGTGCTGGTGTCGCGAGCGCGCACCTGGCTGAGAACGCTGAACCCGTCGAGCTTTGGCAACCCAATATCCAGCAGCACCACGTCGAAGGTCTGGTCTTCGAGCACCCGGCTTGCCTCTTCGCCGTCCACAGCACAATCGACCACCGCCCCACCCTGCACCAGAGCCTGCTTCAAGGCGTGTGCAAGAACAGCATCGTCTTCGACAAGTAAAATTCGCAATCCATCACCCCAATTTTTTCCGATGCGGAGAGTTCACAAGCAACCCGAACCGGATGGCTATCCGTCGTTTATCCGCCCAACTGGGTCACAATGAATCCATCGGGAACAGACTATTGTATCTTTACAGCTAGAAACGTTCGCTCTCGAGCAAATAGCGCCATTGCCCGACCGGCAGATCGCCCAGCTTTACGCGACCGATGCGGACGCGCTTGAGGCCGACCACTTTGAGCCCGACCAGCTCGCACATGCGGCGGATCTGGCGCTTTTTGCCTTCCTTCAGGATAAAGCGCAGCTGATCCTGGTTCTGCCAGGACACCTCCGCCGGCTTGAGCGTTTCGCCGTCGAGGCTGAGGCCGTGGTTAAGGCGTTTAAGGTTGGCTTCGTTCAGCCTGCCCTCCACCCGCACCAGGTATTCCTTTTCGATTTCGGAATCGGCACCGACCAGTTGCTTGGCGATGCGACCGTCTTGCGTCAACACCAAAAGTCCGGTGGAATCGATATCAAGCCGCCCCGCCGGGGCCAAGCCGTGCAAGTGCTCGGGGGAGTAAGGCTGCGGTGCACGGTCTTCCTTGTAGCGCGTCTCCTTGCCGATCAGCGTCACTGCCGCCTGGTAACCCTTCTCAGGCTGCGAGGAAACATAGCCCACCGGCTTGTTGAGCAGGATGGTGGCGAGTTGCGACTGCTGCTTTTCGGCTCGCTTATCCAGGGTGACGGTTTGACTGGGATCGACCTTGATGCCCAGCAGAGTGACCCGTTCACCATCAACCAGCACCAGGCCGCGTTCGATCAGGGCATCCGCTTCGCGGCGCGAGCACAGACCGCGTTCGGACATCAGCTTGGAAAGACGGATTTTTCCAGAATTTTCGTCCGTCTCCGATACACCCATCTTCGGTCCAGGCTTATCTGGCCGCGTCAGTTTGACCCGCGTTGACACAGGCACCGTGACGGCACCCGCTGCGCCATCGGGCTTTCGCCGCCCAACCGGACCCACCCTGCCCTTCGGCGGCCTGCGTATAGTCATAAGGGCCTATTCATGAATAACTCGAACATTCTGGCCGCACTGGCAGGCGCGCTACGGCGTTGCCGGTCGCTTGCAGGGAATGGCCATGCGGCGCACCCGGCGCCTTGCATCGCATCCCGCCAGCGCGCCCATAATTGCCCAACTTATCCATGAACAGGCCCTAACAGGTTTTAAAGAATTTTCAGCAATTCGACTTCGAACACCAGCGTGGCGTTCGGAGGGATGACACCACCAGCACCGCGCGCACCGTAACCCAGTTCAGGCGGGATTGTGAGCTTGCGCGCACCGCCCACTTTCATGCCCTGCACGCCCTCATCCCAACCCCGAATAACATGTCCGGCGCCAAGTGGAAAATCGAAGGGATCGTTGCGATCTTTGCTGGAATCGAACTTGGTGCCGTCCGTCAGCCAGCCGGTGTAGTGTACGGAAACGCGCTGGCCAGCTTGTGCAGCTTCGCCTTCTCCCTCGCCGAGGTCGTCGTAAATCAGTCCGGATGGGGTGGTAATTTCAGCCATGCTGTGCTCCTGAGTAAATTAATTGAACAATGTATTTTACCTAACTTCAACAGAACTCGCTTTATCGCTTTCGGGCATGACGACCATGACGCAGTTGCGGCCGCCTTGCTTCGCCCGGTACAACCCCTGGTCGGCACGCGCCACCAGTTGCTGCGCAAGCGTCTCGGCATTCTGTGTACGATTACAGTCATGCAGGGTGGCAACGCCTATGGAAAGCGTGGCCGCGAGAGTTTCGTCCCCCTCACCCTTGAATCGCTGTTCGGCGATGCTGTGGCGAATGCGCTCGGCGATGGTAAGCGCACTCGCCATGTCTGTCTGTACCAGCAGGACGGCAAATTCTTCCCCGCCATAGCGGCCCAGTACATCAATAGAACGAAGCTGGCCCTTGATCCGCCAAGCCACCTCGCGCAATACGCAATCACCAGTCTGGTGGCCGTACTGGTCATTGACTTGCTTGAAATGGTCGATGTCCAGAAATAAACAGGAAAGCGGAAATCTCTGGCGCTGGGCGCGACTGACCTCCTCCTGCAGGCGCTGGTCGAAATAACGCCGGTTGTGCACTCCGGTAAGAGGGTCGGTCAACCCCAGATGCTTGAGGCGCTCGCTATTGGTGACATTCTCCAGGCAAACCCCGAGGATCGCCGCAAGGCGGCCGATAAAATCGGTCGCCATGCCAGGCGCAAATCGCGCCTCATTGCGACTTCCAAGGTTAAGGCTGCCGATCAGTTTTTTCTGACGCACCATCGGCAGGATGGCGATGCTGGCGGGAGGGGTGTCGCGAGGGAAGAAGGGGGCGCGACTGGCAACGTTATACTGCCCCAGCACCGGCGCCAGCGAAGTGCCACAAAGGCGGTGAAAACGGGAGGGGTTGTCGAGGCACATCAGGCCGGGGTATTCATTGGCGGGAATACCGATATCGATCAGCATGCGCCGCACTTCATATTCCGGATCGATCACCGCCAGCGTCACCACATCCAGATCGAAGGTTTCCTTCATTTCCTGCAGGACATACTGGAGCAATTCCTTGAAACTGCTGACACCGAGCATGCGCAGTTCTGCATCCTGGAAGCGGCGCATCACCTGCTCGTTCAGCCGTGCCTGGGCCACCAGCGTTTCCAACTGCTGTTGTAACTCCTGGTTCTCTGTGGGCAAATGCCTGTTGCGCAAGTTGAGTAAATCGTCGGACATCTGATCTATACGCCCGCCACCTCGGCCTTGACGATTTCCAGCGCATCGTGCATGGTTTCCTCGGGCGTTGCATTGATGCATTCGGCCAGCATTTCCGCGGCCTCCAGCGTGTTTTCAGGCAGCACACCGGCATCCAGTTCAGCAATGAAAGAGGCGGCAGCTCCGGCGATGCGCAGGAGCGTCTGACGCTCGCCCATCAGAATTTCAAGTTCGGTGCGCAACATGGCGATTTCCTGGTCTTTCAGCTCATGTGACATTGTATTATCCGTTTTCTGGAATCA
Proteins encoded:
- a CDS encoding response regulator, whose product is MRILLVEDDAVLAHALKQALVQGGAVVDCAVDGEEASRVLEDQTFDVVLLDIGLPKLDGFSVLSQVRARDTSTPILIMTARDSLMDRVRGLDLGADDYLVKPFDLPELEARVRALFRRRHGTSGATLSHGMLEVNLFTRQAFIDGKLFELTLREFGTLEVLLLKVGQVISKEDFTRHLYSWGDEVTENAIEVCMHRLRKKLTPYGIEIRTVRGLGYMLERPDLGS
- a CDS encoding pseudouridine synthase encodes the protein MGVSETDENSGKIRLSKLMSERGLCSRREADALIERGLVLVDGERVTLLGIKVDPSQTVTLDKRAEKQQSQLATILLNKPVGYVSSQPEKGYQAAVTLIGKETRYKEDRAPQPYSPEHLHGLAPAGRLDIDSTGLLVLTQDGRIAKQLVGADSEIEKEYLVRVEGRLNEANLKRLNHGLSLDGETLKPAEVSWQNQDQLRFILKEGKKRQIRRMCELVGLKVVGLKRVRIGRVKLGDLPVGQWRYLLESERF
- a CDS encoding FKBP-type peptidyl-prolyl cis-trans isomerase, producing the protein MAEITTPSGLIYDDLGEGEGEAAQAGQRVSVHYTGWLTDGTKFDSSKDRNDPFDFPLGAGHVIRGWDEGVQGMKVGGARKLTIPPELGYGARGAGGVIPPNATLVFEVELLKIL
- a CDS encoding GGDEF domain-containing protein, with amino-acid sequence MSDDLLNLRNRHLPTENQELQQQLETLVAQARLNEQVMRRFQDAELRMLGVSSFKELLQYVLQEMKETFDLDVVTLAVIDPEYEVRRMLIDIGIPANEYPGLMCLDNPSRFHRLCGTSLAPVLGQYNVASRAPFFPRDTPPASIAILPMVRQKKLIGSLNLGSRNEARFAPGMATDFIGRLAAILGVCLENVTNSERLKHLGLTDPLTGVHNRRYFDQRLQEEVSRAQRQRFPLSCLFLDIDHFKQVNDQYGHQTGDCVLREVAWRIKGQLRSIDVLGRYGGEEFAVLLVQTDMASALTIAERIRHSIAEQRFKGEGDETLAATLSIGVATLHDCNRTQNAETLAQQLVARADQGLYRAKQGGRNCVMVVMPESDKASSVEVR